A window of Desulfonatronovibrio magnus contains these coding sequences:
- a CDS encoding uracil-xanthine permease family protein codes for MYSADDKPGWGLSFILGLTHVSLIFDGIIFLPNMIGKATSTPSDQVAFVTFATLIVAALGTLFQALRVGKIGCGFVLFMGSYSAFLACTLMAVQMGGLELMATMTLLCAPVVIFYSYFLRFLRHIVTPPVGGVLIILVALSLMPIAIDLWQGGGPSMPHFGTYRNYLAGLITMAVLVLLMLFGNNTIRLWTPILGIGAGCLTAWFMGLFTFEQFHSSPLFGFPRGEWPGLTLNFEWTYLPLAGAFFMAALVSAMEGTGNIMLLQQLSIKKFRKVDYSRIQGGLYCDGLCKGLSGIAGGTPVATFCDNLPLIKMTRVAATRVGIMGAAILICLAFMPKVSGFFLDIPHAVIGGVLVVICAMLFYSGLELVMRSGLTFQMGMVLGLSLCAGLVAETRNFFPDIMPVNLAPILQNGVAMGGFTAIFLSTILYLFPKPGITFQILPTQDRMKELMSRVKMLKNRLKLDDNTYNRLRLSCEESFIYLTSFVDENQKKCLFNIRKKEEGIFVEIIYGEEVEDVDQAVRPFNVMSANNHELSKLGLLILSKTASDIQHIHISGFTYISFVVEFDAA; via the coding sequence ATGTATTCGGCGGACGATAAGCCAGGATGGGGGCTGTCTTTTATTCTTGGCCTTACTCATGTTTCACTTATTTTTGACGGGATAATCTTCCTGCCTAATATGATCGGCAAGGCCACCAGTACCCCTTCTGATCAGGTGGCCTTTGTTACTTTTGCTACATTGATAGTGGCAGCCCTGGGAACATTGTTTCAGGCTTTAAGAGTTGGGAAAATCGGCTGCGGGTTTGTATTGTTCATGGGATCTTATTCAGCCTTTCTGGCCTGCACACTCATGGCTGTTCAAATGGGAGGCCTGGAACTTATGGCTACCATGACCCTTCTTTGTGCCCCAGTAGTGATCTTTTATTCTTATTTTCTTCGTTTTCTGCGCCATATTGTAACACCCCCAGTTGGTGGAGTGCTGATTATTCTCGTTGCCTTAAGCCTGATGCCCATAGCCATAGACCTCTGGCAGGGGGGAGGTCCAAGTATGCCGCATTTCGGTACTTATCGCAACTACCTGGCCGGCCTGATTACCATGGCGGTTCTTGTTTTATTAATGTTGTTCGGAAATAACACCATCAGGTTATGGACTCCCATCCTGGGCATTGGAGCTGGTTGCCTGACAGCATGGTTTATGGGACTTTTTACTTTTGAACAATTTCACAGTTCTCCCTTATTTGGTTTTCCCCGAGGTGAATGGCCCGGGCTGACCCTGAACTTTGAATGGACATACCTTCCTCTTGCGGGTGCTTTTTTCATGGCTGCTCTTGTAAGTGCCATGGAAGGTACAGGAAATATCATGCTTCTTCAGCAGCTATCCATTAAAAAATTCAGAAAGGTTGACTATTCCCGAATTCAGGGAGGGTTGTACTGCGATGGTTTATGCAAAGGCCTTTCAGGAATCGCAGGTGGAACTCCTGTGGCCACTTTTTGTGATAATTTGCCCCTGATAAAAATGACCAGGGTTGCTGCCACAAGGGTTGGGATAATGGGGGCAGCTATTTTGATCTGTCTTGCTTTTATGCCCAAGGTATCAGGCTTTTTCTTAGATATTCCCCATGCTGTTATAGGCGGCGTGCTTGTAGTAATATGCGCCATGCTTTTTTATTCCGGTCTGGAACTGGTCATGCGCTCAGGGCTTACTTTTCAAATGGGTATGGTTCTGGGACTATCTCTTTGCGCAGGTCTTGTGGCTGAGACAAGGAACTTTTTCCCGGATATTATGCCGGTAAACCTTGCTCCTATTTTGCAGAATGGTGTGGCTATGGGTGGTTTTACAGCTATTTTTCTCAGTACCATTCTTTACCTTTTTCCCAAGCCTGGAATTACTTTTCAGATACTGCCAACACAAGATCGAATGAAAGAGTTGATGAGCAGAGTAAAGATGCTTAAAAACAGACTGAAACTTGATGACAACACCTATAACCGCCTTCGCCTGTCATGCGAAGAAAGTTTTATTTATCTGACAAGTTTTGTTGATGAGAATCAAAAGAAATGTCTGTTCAACATCAGAAAAAAAGAAGAAGGTATCTTTGTTGAGATCATATATGGAGAAGAGGTTGAAGATGTGGATCAGGCAGTGCGACCTTTTAATGTCATGAGTGCAAACAATCATGAGTTGTCTAAGCTTGGCCTGCTTATTTTATCCAAAACAGCCAGTGATATTCAGCATATACACATTTCTGGATTTACATATATATCCTTTGTTGTCGAATTTGATGCAGCATAG
- a CDS encoding NupC/NupG family nucleoside CNT transporter, with product MTLLTLQSALGLPAFILIALALSENRRAVSFRLIATGIGLQLGLALILLKIPVFTDFFLILNKAVEALESGTRAGTTFVFGYLGGGDLPFEEPYGGASYIFAFRALPVIIVTGALTALLYHWKVIPVLVRAFSAMLRKTLNIGGALGVGTAANVFAGMVESPLFIRPYVASLTRSELFALMTCGMATIAGTVLVLYAGIVGAVVPGALGHIMAASLISAPAAILISGIMIPETKPQTMGEVVPPVETVSSMDAVVKGTGFGLHMYLHIVALLIVLVALVSMFNAGLGTLPDFRGESLTLQGIMGYVMMPLVWLAGIPWNEAHTAGGLMGVKVVLNELLAYLEMAALPEGTLSQRSTLIMTYAMCGFANIGSLGILIGGLISIAPERSREITALGPRSILSGVLATLMTGSVVGILY from the coding sequence GTGACTCTGCTTACTCTGCAAAGCGCCCTTGGCCTGCCGGCTTTTATCCTGATTGCCCTTGCCCTGTCTGAAAATCGCCGGGCAGTCAGTTTTCGTCTAATAGCAACCGGGATTGGTCTGCAACTGGGTTTGGCCCTGATCCTGCTGAAGATTCCAGTGTTCACCGACTTTTTTCTAATTTTAAACAAGGCAGTGGAGGCTCTGGAAAGCGGTACTCGGGCCGGAACCACCTTTGTCTTTGGTTATCTTGGCGGCGGTGATCTGCCTTTTGAAGAGCCATATGGAGGAGCCTCCTATATCTTTGCCTTTCGGGCCCTGCCTGTGATTATTGTTACCGGAGCTTTGACAGCCCTTCTTTATCACTGGAAAGTCATCCCTGTTCTGGTCAGGGCCTTTTCTGCCATGCTTAGAAAGACCCTGAACATTGGGGGAGCCCTGGGAGTTGGCACTGCAGCCAATGTTTTTGCCGGTATGGTTGAATCACCGCTTTTTATCCGGCCATATGTTGCATCATTAACCCGCAGTGAGCTTTTTGCCCTGATGACCTGCGGTATGGCCACCATTGCCGGAACCGTGCTTGTCCTTTATGCCGGGATTGTGGGAGCTGTTGTGCCTGGGGCCCTTGGGCATATTATGGCTGCATCCCTCATCAGTGCTCCAGCCGCAATCCTGATTTCAGGAATCATGATTCCTGAAACAAAACCTCAAACCATGGGCGAAGTAGTGCCCCCGGTGGAGACAGTTTCATCCATGGATGCAGTGGTCAAAGGAACCGGATTCGGACTGCATATGTACCTGCACATTGTAGCTTTGCTGATTGTTCTTGTAGCACTGGTCAGTATGTTTAACGCAGGCTTAGGGACGTTGCCTGATTTTCGCGGGGAATCCCTGACTTTACAGGGTATCATGGGATACGTGATGATGCCTCTGGTCTGGCTGGCCGGTATACCCTGGAACGAAGCCCACACCGCCGGAGGGCTGATGGGCGTGAAAGTGGTTCTAAACGAACTCCTGGCATACTTAGAAATGGCTGCGCTGCCGGAAGGGACATTATCCCAGCGCAGTACCCTTATAATGACCTATGCCATGTGCGGATTTGCCAACATAGGCAGTCTCGGCATCCTCATTGGAGGACTGATCAGCATTGCCCCGGAACGCAGCAGGGAAATCACAGCTCTGGGGCCACGCTCCATCCTTTCAGGCGTACTGGCCACCCTGATGACCGGGTCTGTGGTGGGTATTCTGTATTAA